A single Thermosynechococcus vestitus BP-1 DNA region contains:
- the gyrA gene encoding DNA gyrase subunit A, giving the protein MSFAADSSRIIPTELREEISRSYLEYAMSVIVGRALPDARDGLKPVHRRILYAMYELGLTSDRPFRKCARVVGEVLGKYHPHGDSAVYDALVRMAQDFSMRHPLIEGHGNFGSIDNDPPAAMRYTECRLQALATEALLQDIEQETVDFVDNFDGSQQEPLVLPARIPQLLLNGASGIAVGMATNIPPHNLGELVDGLVALIHHPQMSDRELMRYIPGPDFPTGGHILGQGGIEEAYTTGRGSMTLRAVATIETLEAPGRQPREAIIITELPYQTNKAALMEKIAELVNEKKIEGIADLRDESDRDGIRVVIELKRDAHPRVVLNNLYKQTPLQVNFGANMLAIVNGEPQLLTLKRSLEVFLRFREEAIARRTRYALRKAEERDHLLQGLLVALANLDAVIQLIRSASDTALARQQLMQTYALSEAQADAILQMQLRRLTALEAEKIEREHAELQRQIADYRDILAHRQRVLEIIEKEVTELKAKFATPRRSRIVQADGEISDIDLIANDKSVILVTQQGYIKRMPVDTFEAQSRDGRGRKGAEIKEDDAVEHFFSCNDHDRILFFSDRGLVYALAAYQIPSGSRQARGTPIVQLLPIPREEKITSVIAVQEFSEDEYLVMLTRKGFIKKTPLAAFSHIRSNGLIAISLEEGDQLRWVRRTREQDTIIIGSRQGMAIHFRASHDQLRPLGRATRGVKSMNLRPGDELVGMDILPAAIANRFATPSEDDSGEIEDSEETVAHSEGPWVLVITTNGYGKRVPVQQFRLQNRAGMGITATKFKAKSNEDQLAALRIVNAGDELMIVTSRGIIIRQKVMDISSQSRSATGVRLQRLDEDDAIVTAAVLPPGSMEAAAD; this is encoded by the coding sequence ATGAGCTTTGCTGCTGATTCTTCTCGGATCATTCCCACTGAGTTGCGGGAGGAAATTTCGCGCTCTTACCTTGAATATGCCATGAGCGTCATTGTTGGGCGTGCCCTTCCCGATGCCCGCGATGGTCTCAAACCCGTACACCGCCGTATTCTCTATGCAATGTACGAGTTGGGGCTGACCAGCGATCGCCCCTTCCGCAAATGTGCCCGTGTGGTGGGGGAAGTACTAGGGAAATATCACCCCCACGGCGATTCGGCGGTCTATGATGCCCTGGTGCGGATGGCCCAGGACTTCTCCATGCGTCACCCCCTGATTGAGGGCCATGGCAACTTTGGCTCCATTGACAACGATCCACCGGCGGCGATGCGGTACACCGAGTGTCGGCTGCAAGCCCTGGCCACGGAAGCCCTGTTGCAGGACATTGAGCAGGAAACCGTTGACTTTGTGGATAACTTTGATGGCTCACAGCAGGAGCCCCTGGTGTTACCGGCACGAATTCCCCAGTTGCTGCTCAATGGGGCCTCCGGCATTGCCGTGGGTATGGCCACCAATATCCCGCCCCATAACTTGGGAGAACTGGTGGATGGGCTGGTGGCCCTCATCCATCATCCTCAGATGAGCGATCGCGAGCTAATGCGCTACATTCCGGGGCCTGATTTCCCGACCGGCGGGCATATCCTCGGCCAAGGGGGGATTGAAGAGGCCTACACCACCGGTCGCGGTTCGATGACGCTGCGGGCAGTGGCCACCATTGAAACCCTTGAAGCGCCGGGGCGCCAACCCCGCGAGGCTATTATCATTACGGAGTTACCCTACCAAACCAACAAGGCAGCACTCATGGAAAAAATTGCCGAGTTGGTCAACGAGAAAAAAATTGAGGGCATTGCCGATCTGCGTGACGAGAGCGATCGCGATGGGATTCGGGTGGTGATTGAGCTAAAGCGGGATGCCCACCCCCGCGTGGTGCTGAACAATCTTTACAAGCAAACGCCGCTACAGGTGAATTTTGGCGCCAATATGCTGGCGATCGTCAACGGCGAGCCGCAACTGCTGACCCTCAAGCGCAGTTTAGAGGTGTTCCTGCGTTTCCGCGAAGAGGCGATCGCCCGCCGTACCCGCTATGCCCTGCGCAAGGCCGAAGAACGGGATCACCTGCTCCAAGGATTGCTGGTGGCGCTGGCTAATCTCGATGCCGTGATTCAACTCATTCGCAGCGCCAGTGACACTGCCCTTGCTCGCCAGCAATTGATGCAAACCTATGCCCTCAGTGAGGCCCAAGCCGATGCCATTTTACAGATGCAACTGCGGCGCCTCACCGCCCTAGAGGCGGAAAAAATTGAGCGAGAGCATGCCGAGCTGCAGCGGCAAATTGCCGATTACCGCGATATTTTGGCCCATCGGCAGCGGGTACTGGAGATCATTGAAAAAGAAGTCACCGAACTCAAGGCCAAGTTTGCCACGCCGCGGCGATCGCGAATTGTGCAAGCGGATGGGGAGATTAGCGACATCGATTTAATTGCCAACGATAAATCCGTCATTCTCGTTACCCAGCAGGGCTACATCAAGCGGATGCCGGTGGATACCTTTGAAGCCCAAAGTCGCGATGGCCGGGGACGCAAAGGGGCAGAGATTAAGGAAGATGATGCCGTTGAGCACTTCTTTAGCTGTAATGATCACGATCGCATTCTTTTCTTTAGCGATCGCGGTTTAGTCTATGCCTTGGCTGCCTACCAAATTCCCAGTGGCTCCCGCCAAGCCCGCGGCACCCCCATTGTCCAACTACTGCCCATTCCCCGCGAGGAAAAAATTACCTCCGTCATTGCTGTTCAAGAGTTTAGTGAAGATGAGTATCTCGTGATGCTCACCCGTAAGGGCTTCATTAAGAAAACACCACTGGCGGCCTTTAGTCATATCCGCAGCAATGGCCTAATTGCTATTTCCCTTGAGGAGGGAGATCAACTGCGGTGGGTGCGGCGTACCCGCGAACAGGACACCATTATCATCGGCTCGCGGCAGGGTATGGCGATTCATTTTCGCGCCAGTCACGATCAACTGCGCCCCCTTGGCCGTGCCACCCGCGGGGTCAAATCCATGAACCTGCGGCCGGGGGATGAACTGGTGGGGATGGATATTCTACCGGCGGCGATCGCCAACCGTTTTGCCACCCCCTCTGAGGATGACAGTGGCGAGATTGAAGATTCTGAGGAAACAGTCGCCCACAGTGAGGGCCCTTGGGTACTAGTGATCACCACCAATGGTTACGGCAAGCGGGTACCGGTGCAACAGTTCCGGCTGCAAAACCGCGCTGGCATGGGCATTACCGCCACCAAGTTCAAAGCCAAAAGTAATGAGGATCAACTGGCGGCATTGCGGATTGTCAATGCTGGGGATGAACTAATGATTGTCACCAGTCGCGGCATCATTATTCGCCAAAAGGTGATGGACATTTCCTCCCAGTCGCGATCGGCCACGGGTGTCCGTCTGCAACGGCTAGATGAGGATGATGCAATTGTCACAGCAGCCGTCTTGCCCCCCGGTAGCATGGAGGCAGCGGCAGATTGA
- the hpnA gene encoding hopanoid-associated sugar epimerase: protein MSTTAFLTGASGFVGTHVAQVLTERGYCVRALVRQPQRADHLKAWDVELVQGDLRTSDLVTLMRGCQVLFHAAAHYSLWRRDRSLLYAVNVAGTRRILAAAREAGIERTVYTSSVAAIGVDPRGQPTTEAYQSPPEKLISEYKRSKYWAEQVAHEAISQGQDIVIVNPSTPIGAWDAKPTPTGEIILRFLRRQMPFYVNTGLNLIHVRDVAIGHLLALEKGKTGERYILGHQNLTLADILGRLAAMTGLPRPLGEIPIVIPLGVAWLDEVVLGALGKPPAIPLDGVRMAQQKMFYDARKAVAELGLPQTPIDQALRDAVTWYRERGYCP from the coding sequence TTGAGTACCACCGCCTTTCTCACGGGTGCCAGTGGCTTTGTCGGTACCCATGTGGCTCAGGTGCTCACAGAGAGGGGGTATTGCGTCCGTGCCCTGGTGCGGCAACCGCAGCGGGCGGATCATCTCAAGGCATGGGATGTGGAGCTGGTGCAAGGGGATTTAAGGACGAGTGACCTCGTCACCTTGATGCGGGGGTGCCAAGTGCTCTTCCATGCTGCAGCCCACTACAGTCTGTGGCGGCGCGATCGCTCCCTTCTCTATGCCGTTAATGTGGCCGGCACCCGTCGCATCTTGGCCGCTGCCCGTGAGGCTGGTATTGAGCGCACGGTTTACACCAGTTCTGTCGCCGCCATTGGGGTTGATCCCAGGGGCCAACCCACCACCGAAGCCTACCAAAGCCCCCCCGAAAAACTGATCAGCGAGTACAAGCGCTCCAAGTACTGGGCAGAGCAAGTGGCTCACGAGGCAATCTCCCAGGGCCAAGATATTGTGATTGTCAACCCCAGTACCCCCATTGGTGCCTGGGATGCAAAGCCCACCCCTACGGGTGAAATCATCCTGCGCTTTTTACGGCGACAGATGCCCTTTTACGTCAACACGGGACTGAACCTGATCCATGTGCGGGACGTGGCGATCGGTCATCTTTTGGCCTTAGAAAAAGGCAAAACCGGTGAACGCTACATCCTCGGTCACCAAAACCTAACGCTGGCGGACATTCTAGGACGATTAGCTGCGATGACTGGGCTGCCCCGCCCCCTTGGCGAAATTCCCATTGTGATTCCCTTAGGGGTGGCTTGGTTGGATGAAGTAGTGTTGGGGGCTTTGGGCAAACCACCCGCGATTCCCTTGGATGGGGTGCGGATGGCACAGCAAAAAATGTTTTACGATGCCCGCAAAGCTGTGGCTGAATTGGGCTTGCCCCAGACGCCGATTGATCAGGCACTGCGGGACGCCGTGACTTGGTACCGCGAACGGGGCTACTGCCCCTAG
- a CDS encoding class I SAM-dependent methyltransferase, with product MLVAPFASQLPFVEETLHSSYQALQWGKNIFAIAHKTLSARLLNTVFPTEERTQPLSPELQAWLKERYEALLQQDWQDAAAGFYPATLLFDAPWEEFLRFYPLLLLDLPQMWQRARSRQFQEFAHNVRLEDYPQYYRQNFHYQTDGYLSDTSANLYDIQVELLFGGTADAMRRRVIAPIAQQVVAHPPTPPLRILDVACGTGRTLKQLRYAFPGAVLFGLDLSPAYLRKANALLATQTGALPQLIQGNAESLPYVDSYFSAITCVFLFHELPAPVRQNVIHECARVLQPGGIFVICDSIQSLDSPEQRPMMENFANLFHEPFYRNYIEDDLNLRLEKAGLVVKEVQHHFMSKYWVAVKPS from the coding sequence ATGTTGGTTGCGCCCTTTGCCTCTCAGTTGCCCTTTGTGGAAGAGACGCTGCACAGTAGCTATCAAGCCCTGCAATGGGGTAAAAACATTTTTGCGATCGCCCACAAAACCCTGAGTGCGCGGCTGTTGAATACGGTCTTTCCCACGGAAGAACGGACGCAACCCCTCAGCCCCGAGTTGCAAGCCTGGCTCAAGGAACGCTACGAAGCTCTCCTGCAGCAAGATTGGCAGGACGCCGCCGCCGGTTTCTATCCTGCTACTTTGCTCTTTGATGCCCCTTGGGAAGAGTTCCTCCGCTTTTATCCCCTGCTGTTGCTAGACTTGCCGCAGATGTGGCAGCGGGCGCGATCGCGCCAATTTCAGGAGTTTGCTCACAACGTGCGCCTTGAGGACTATCCGCAGTACTATCGGCAGAACTTCCACTACCAAACCGATGGCTACCTCAGTGACACGTCCGCCAACCTCTACGATATCCAAGTGGAACTGCTCTTTGGGGGCACGGCAGATGCCATGCGGCGGCGCGTGATTGCCCCCATTGCCCAACAAGTTGTTGCTCATCCTCCCACGCCACCCCTGCGCATTCTCGATGTTGCCTGTGGCACCGGTCGCACCCTCAAACAATTGCGCTACGCTTTCCCAGGGGCAGTGCTATTTGGCCTTGATTTGTCCCCCGCCTACCTGCGCAAAGCCAACGCCCTACTAGCGACCCAGACGGGTGCGCTGCCGCAACTGATTCAGGGCAATGCTGAAAGCCTCCCCTACGTAGATAGCTATTTCAGTGCCATCACCTGTGTGTTTCTCTTCCATGAACTGCCCGCCCCCGTGCGCCAAAACGTCATCCATGAATGCGCCCGCGTTCTCCAGCCGGGGGGCATCTTTGTCATCTGTGACTCGATTCAATCCTTGGATTCCCCAGAGCAGCGGCCGATGATGGAAAACTTTGCCAACCTTTTCCACGAGCCCTTTTACCGCAACTATATCGAGGATGATCTCAACCTCCGCTTAGAAAAGGCGGGTCTAGTGGTTAAAGAGGTGCAGCACCACTTTATGAGTAAGTATTGGGTAGCGGTTAAGCCTTCTTAG
- a CDS encoding hemerythrin family protein, which yields MDGLAWQAAFVSGLAEVDEEHQALLEMLQQLRSAIAAGATFSQVKPQLLACARETERHLQHEETLMATANHPLYLSHRAAHQNLLRDLSGLLEEVHGHPENLTPETIEAIGTLVVRHICEEDLPMLYLLTHPEALAQHQGAELTAENAF from the coding sequence ATGGATGGGCTGGCATGGCAGGCGGCGTTTGTCTCTGGCTTGGCGGAAGTCGATGAGGAGCATCAGGCACTCTTGGAGATGTTACAGCAGCTACGCTCAGCGATCGCCGCCGGGGCAACCTTTTCCCAGGTAAAACCGCAGTTACTAGCGTGTGCCAGGGAAACGGAACGCCACTTGCAGCACGAAGAAACCCTGATGGCTACTGCCAACCATCCCCTCTATCTCTCCCACCGTGCCGCTCACCAAAATCTGCTGCGAGATTTGAGTGGCCTGCTTGAGGAGGTGCACGGGCATCCTGAAAACCTAACGCCGGAAACAATAGAGGCCATTGGTACGCTGGTGGTGCGCCATATTTGCGAAGAAGATTTACCGATGCTTTACCTGCTCACCCATCCCGAGGCGCTAGCGCAGCACCAAGGGGCTGAATTAACGGCTGAAAATGCCTTCTAA
- a CDS encoding diflavin flavoprotein: MLTETRPRDVQVAEIAPGVLVLRSRTWDRLKFEVEYGRQQGTTSNSYLIQAPQPALLDPPGESFTQIYLQELQRHIDLNQLRYLILSHVNSNRLATVKVLLEKAPQITLVCSKAGAVTLRSAIGEQLHLWIARADTPLELGGDRQLMFIAAATPRWPDGLITVDPQNQIVFSDKLFGAHVCGDSLYDEQWKKLDEDRAYYFECLHAAQTRQVESILDRLAELTPPPRLYAPAHGPIVKFSRSRLFQDYRDWCQAQAEQETKVALFYASAYGNTAILANAIAQGLTAAGVQVEAVNCETTPPAEMQALIHSSDGFIIGSPTLGGHMPTQVQTALGFILAEGSQTKLAGVFGSYGWSGEAIDDIEQKLLDAGYTLGFETLRVKFTPTATDLEKCQIAANEFAQALKKLRKSRTVRPSSLAEAQVDRTEQAVNRVVGSLCVLTTLPEGCFHLTQAAAILVSSVSQASFNPPGITVSLPQEWAESLCLVGDRFVLNILKEGSPLVRQFQQAQRLGEQQLATLGLKSAESGAPILLDALAYLECTVESRMNCGNHWLIYAVVESGELLQTSGLTAIQHRKTSS; this comes from the coding sequence ATGCTAACGGAAACGCGTCCGCGGGACGTCCAAGTGGCGGAAATTGCACCGGGGGTTTTGGTCTTGCGATCGCGCACTTGGGATCGGCTGAAGTTTGAAGTGGAGTACGGCCGCCAGCAGGGAACCACCTCCAACTCCTACCTCATTCAAGCTCCTCAGCCGGCGCTCCTGGATCCACCGGGTGAATCCTTTACCCAGATTTATTTACAGGAACTGCAGCGCCACATTGATCTCAATCAACTGCGGTACCTGATCCTCAGTCATGTCAACTCCAATCGCCTTGCCACCGTCAAGGTCCTGCTGGAAAAAGCACCCCAGATCACTCTTGTCTGCTCTAAGGCCGGGGCAGTGACATTGCGCTCTGCTATTGGCGAGCAGTTGCATCTCTGGATTGCGCGGGCGGACACCCCCTTGGAGTTGGGGGGCGATCGCCAACTCATGTTTATTGCCGCTGCTACGCCCCGCTGGCCCGATGGTCTCATTACCGTTGATCCCCAAAATCAAATTGTCTTCAGCGACAAGCTCTTTGGCGCCCATGTCTGTGGCGACAGTCTCTACGATGAGCAGTGGAAAAAACTGGATGAGGATCGTGCCTACTATTTTGAATGTTTGCATGCGGCACAAACCCGCCAAGTGGAAAGTATTTTGGATCGCTTGGCAGAACTGACACCGCCACCGCGCCTCTATGCCCCGGCCCACGGCCCGATTGTCAAGTTTAGCCGTAGCCGCCTCTTCCAGGACTATCGCGACTGGTGCCAAGCCCAAGCGGAACAGGAAACCAAAGTGGCATTGTTCTATGCCTCTGCCTATGGCAATACGGCAATTCTGGCCAATGCGATCGCCCAAGGCCTAACCGCCGCCGGTGTGCAAGTGGAAGCCGTTAACTGTGAAACCACACCCCCTGCGGAAATGCAAGCCTTGATCCACAGTAGCGACGGCTTTATCATTGGCTCCCCCACCCTAGGGGGACACATGCCCACCCAAGTCCAGACCGCCTTGGGGTTTATCTTGGCGGAGGGCAGCCAAACAAAGCTGGCGGGAGTCTTTGGCTCCTACGGCTGGAGTGGTGAGGCCATTGATGACATTGAGCAAAAGCTCCTCGATGCTGGCTATACCCTTGGCTTTGAAACCCTGCGGGTGAAATTTACCCCCACAGCCACGGACTTGGAAAAATGTCAAATTGCCGCCAACGAGTTTGCCCAAGCCCTGAAGAAACTGCGCAAGAGCCGCACTGTCCGCCCTTCCAGCCTAGCGGAGGCACAAGTGGATCGCACCGAACAGGCGGTGAATCGGGTGGTCGGTTCCCTGTGTGTTCTGACCACCCTACCCGAAGGGTGTTTTCACCTTACCCAAGCGGCGGCTATTTTGGTGTCGTCGGTCTCCCAAGCCTCCTTTAATCCCCCCGGCATCACCGTCTCCTTGCCTCAGGAATGGGCAGAAAGCCTCTGCCTAGTGGGCGATCGCTTTGTCTTGAATATCCTCAAGGAAGGCAGTCCCCTCGTACGTCAATTTCAGCAGGCACAACGCTTGGGTGAGCAACAGCTAGCTACCCTTGGCCTCAAAAGCGCTGAGAGTGGTGCCCCCATTTTGCTCGATGCCCTTGCCTATTTGGAGTGCACCGTAGAGTCCCGCATGAACTGTGGCAACCACTGGCTCATCTATGCCGTGGTCGAGAGTGGCGAGTTGCTGCAAACCAGTGGCTTAACGGCCATCCAACATCGCAAAACCAGCAGTTAG
- a CDS encoding RNA-guided endonuclease InsQ/TnpB family protein produces the protein MQKAFSYRFYPTTEQESLLRRTLGCVRLVYNRALAARTEAWYERKERLDYIQTSALLTQWKKQDDLQFLNEVSCVPLQQALRHLQSAFSNFFAGRAKYPNFKKKRNGGSAEFTKSAFRWKDGKVFLAKCNEPPNILWSRRLPDGVEPSTVTIRLNPAGQWYISLRFDDPRELTLQPVDPSVGLDVGMSSLITLSTGEKIANPKHFNRYYKRLRKAQRSLSRKQKGSRNWDKARLKVAKIHQKISDSRKDHLHQLTTRLIRENQTIIIESLAVKNMVKNRQLARSISDAGWGELVRQLEYKAQWYGRTLVKIDRWFPSSKRCGQCGHIVERLPLSVREWDCPKCGAHHDRDINAAGNILAVGHTVTVCGAGVRPDRHTSGGQLRRSRKSQK, from the coding sequence ATGCAAAAGGCTTTCAGTTACCGCTTCTACCCAACGACCGAGCAGGAATCCCTGCTTCGGAGAACATTGGGCTGTGTTCGGTTGGTTTATAATCGAGCACTGGCAGCGAGAACAGAAGCCTGGTATGAACGAAAAGAGAGACTTGACTACATTCAAACCTCTGCCTTGCTTACTCAGTGGAAGAAGCAAGATGACCTTCAGTTTTTGAATGAGGTTAGCTGTGTTCCCTTGCAGCAGGCATTGAGACATCTGCAATCTGCTTTCAGTAACTTCTTTGCAGGTCGGGCGAAATATCCCAACTTCAAAAAGAAACGCAATGGCGGTAGCGCAGAATTCACCAAGTCTGCTTTTAGGTGGAAAGACGGAAAAGTATTCTTGGCAAAGTGCAACGAACCGCCGAATATTCTCTGGTCGAGACGGCTTCCAGATGGTGTTGAACCATCCACGGTGACCATCAGGCTTAACCCTGCTGGACAGTGGTACATCAGTCTGAGGTTTGATGACCCCAGAGAGTTGACACTGCAGCCCGTCGACCCGTCGGTTGGTTTGGACGTAGGGATGAGCAGTCTCATTACCCTGAGTACAGGGGAAAAGATTGCCAACCCCAAGCACTTTAACCGCTACTACAAACGACTCCGTAAGGCGCAGCGGTCTTTGAGTCGCAAACAAAAAGGCTCTCGCAATTGGGATAAGGCGCGGTTGAAAGTTGCCAAGATTCACCAGAAAATCTCTGATTCCAGAAAAGACCATTTGCACCAGTTGACGACTCGATTGATACGTGAAAACCAAACGATCATAATCGAGTCGTTGGCTGTGAAGAATATGGTCAAGAACCGTCAGCTTGCCCGATCCATCAGTGATGCTGGATGGGGTGAACTGGTACGGCAATTGGAATACAAGGCCCAGTGGTATGGTCGGACACTGGTGAAGATTGACCGATGGTTTCCCAGTTCTAAACGCTGTGGACAGTGTGGTCACATTGTTGAGCGGTTGCCATTGAGCGTCCGAGAATGGGACTGTCCTAAGTGTGGGGCGCACCATGACCGGGATATAAATGCCGCTGGGAATATTTTGGCCGTGGGACACACGGTTACAGTCTGTGGAGCGGGTGTAAGACCTGATAGACATACGTCTGGAGGGCAACTGCGAAGAAGCAGAAAGTCTCAAAAGTGA
- the dacB gene encoding D-alanyl-D-alanine carboxypeptidase/D-alanyl-D-alanine endopeptidase translates to MVWLRWLLPPASLLLLLVSPAAFGLCRQDLARAIAQEIQNPQWQRGQWGIVVEDLRSGEVLYNHQGEKLFLVASNVKLTTVAAALDYWGASHRFVTTLSARSPDRTTLRLQGSFDPSFSSQDLQQMATRLVQQGIRQIQVLELGGVTPVRIEPTWAIEDLTMGNVAVVTRLSINQNALKLIATPQGLAQPLILQPPEGDLPWPVVNETRTVPTDAPEFLESEVRGQQIIVRGQLHRGSEPAEMPIPLREPIPYLQQQVQRAFAQAGIQVQQIRPMETAEPLPDVLVRHASPPLSRLILPILQESDNFYAEMLFAALEAAQPGYRQRYLEQMGVPGAVLVDGSGLSRQNWLTPKGLVTLLQQMARSDHASLWRRSLPLAGRSGTLRQRLRDTAAQDRLWAKTGTLRGVAALAGYVEPLEDRPLVFSMVVNQAGETTAHLRAGLDRIGVLLAQLQACDRRSEAAGDR, encoded by the coding sequence ATGGTATGGCTTCGATGGCTTCTGCCCCCTGCTAGTCTTCTTCTCCTGCTGGTTTCACCTGCCGCCTTTGGTCTGTGCCGCCAAGACTTGGCCCGCGCGATTGCCCAGGAAATCCAAAACCCCCAATGGCAACGGGGACAGTGGGGCATTGTGGTCGAGGATTTGAGGAGTGGCGAGGTGCTCTACAACCACCAAGGGGAAAAGCTCTTTTTGGTGGCTTCGAATGTGAAGCTCACCACGGTCGCTGCCGCCCTTGACTACTGGGGAGCGAGTCATCGGTTTGTCACCACCTTGAGTGCGCGATCGCCCGACCGAACAACCCTGCGTCTTCAGGGCAGTTTTGATCCCAGTTTCAGCAGCCAAGACCTGCAACAAATGGCCACTCGCCTTGTTCAGCAGGGGATTCGCCAGATTCAAGTCCTGGAGCTGGGCGGCGTCACACCCGTGAGGATTGAACCCACATGGGCAATCGAAGACCTGACGATGGGCAATGTAGCGGTCGTGACTCGCTTAAGTATCAATCAAAATGCCCTCAAGCTCATAGCAACGCCCCAAGGGTTGGCTCAACCCTTGATTCTCCAGCCGCCAGAGGGCGATCTTCCTTGGCCAGTGGTGAATGAAACCCGTACTGTGCCAACCGATGCACCAGAATTCCTAGAAAGTGAGGTGCGCGGCCAGCAGATCATTGTCCGCGGTCAACTCCATAGGGGCAGTGAGCCAGCAGAAATGCCCATTCCCCTGAGGGAGCCAATCCCCTATCTTCAGCAGCAGGTGCAGCGTGCCTTTGCCCAAGCGGGCATTCAGGTACAGCAGATTCGCCCGATGGAAACAGCAGAGCCGTTACCGGATGTATTGGTGCGCCATGCTTCGCCCCCCCTGAGCAGGTTAATCTTGCCAATTCTCCAGGAGAGTGACAATTTCTATGCGGAAATGCTCTTTGCAGCTCTGGAGGCGGCGCAACCCGGTTATCGCCAACGTTACTTGGAGCAGATGGGAGTGCCAGGGGCGGTGTTAGTGGATGGTTCCGGACTGTCGCGGCAGAATTGGCTGACCCCCAAGGGTTTAGTGACGCTGTTGCAACAAATGGCGCGCTCGGATCATGCCTCGTTGTGGCGGCGATCGCTCCCCCTTGCGGGGCGATCCGGAACCCTGCGCCAGCGTTTGCGGGATACGGCAGCTCAGGATCGCCTCTGGGCCAAAACAGGGACTTTGCGAGGGGTGGCTGCCCTAGCAGGCTATGTGGAGCCCCTTGAGGATCGCCCCCTGGTCTTTAGCATGGTTGTCAATCAAGCAGGGGAAACAACGGCCCACCTGCGGGCGGGGTTGGATCGGATCGGCGTTCTGCTTGCACAATTGCAGGCTTGCGATCGCAGGTCAGAGGCGGCGGGCGATCGCTGA
- a CDS encoding GNAT family N-acetyltransferase, giving the protein MSAFFLHYGDCGVRHWCDRDRLAVIHLIANVLSEFGLAWQPEGADADVVHVEEYYHRRGGQFWVVEQGAEVVGTIAFYPIQRGEAAVEIRKMYLHPRVRGQGLGTFLLHHLEAAIQGAGYRKIWIETASVMRAAVHLYEKAGYRPATGVETQRCDRVYVKDVVPHGMASMASAPC; this is encoded by the coding sequence TTGAGTGCGTTTTTTCTTCACTATGGGGATTGTGGGGTGCGCCATTGGTGCGATCGCGATCGGCTAGCGGTCATACACCTCATTGCCAATGTCCTCAGTGAGTTTGGCCTTGCTTGGCAACCCGAGGGTGCCGATGCCGATGTGGTTCACGTGGAAGAGTACTACCATCGCCGGGGTGGACAATTTTGGGTGGTGGAGCAAGGGGCGGAAGTCGTTGGCACAATTGCTTTCTATCCCATTCAGCGGGGTGAAGCGGCTGTGGAAATTCGCAAAATGTACCTTCATCCGCGGGTGCGTGGCCAAGGCCTAGGGACATTTCTCCTGCACCATCTCGAGGCAGCCATTCAAGGGGCGGGCTACCGCAAAATCTGGATTGAAACCGCCTCAGTGATGAGGGCGGCTGTGCATTTGTACGAGAAGGCGGGCTATCGCCCAGCCACGGGTGTGGAAACGCAGCGCTGCGATCGCGTCTATGTCAAGGACGTCGTGCCTCATGGTATGGCTTCGATGGCTTCTGCCCCCTGCTAG